Below is a window of Virgibacillus sp. NKC19-3 DNA.
GCTCATAGCTTCCTTCGGGCAAATACCAAGGTACGCTTAATAAAAATAAAATAGTGAATACAACCCACAGTTTCCAACTTTTGATTGGCTCCTTGATAAACCTCAACATATGGAATTCCTCCTGTGATTATGAAAGGGATCCAAATAAATCGGTCTTTGTTCCTCATATGCTAAGATGTCCTGTTCGACAGTCATCGTTAACTCAATATCATCAAGACCCTGCAAGAATTTATTTCGCGTATTGGGTTCAATGGAGAAAGTTATGGGATCTCTAACATCACTAGTTATGATCTGATTTTCTAAATCGACGGTTAATAGAAATGAAGGGGAGGACTTTTCCAATGAAAATAACTCCTCAATGATAGATTCCCCCAGTTCTATTAATAGAAGTCCGTTCTTGCTACTGTTACTTTTAAATATATCCGCAAATGATGGTGCTATAATGACACGAAATCCATAATCATATAGCGCCCAAACTGCATTTTCACGTGAAGAAC
It encodes the following:
- the leuD gene encoding 3-isopropylmalate dehydratase small subunit, whose amino-acid sequence is MKPIRNYTGSVVPINKSDIDTDIIIPTEFLKRIERSGYGKHLMYYWRYDDEGNRITDFKLNQESYKDSSILLTRENFGCGSSRENAVWALYDYGFRVIIAPSFADIFKSNSSKNGLLLIELGESIIEELFSLEKSSPSFLLTVDLENQIITSDVRDPITFSIEPNTRNKFLQGLDDIELTMTVEQDILAYEEQRPIYLDPFHNHRRNSIC